In Brachybacterium fresconis, the genomic stretch CGGGTTCGGGCAGTCCCAGCAGGTGCGCCAGGTGCGCCTGGCGGGGTGCGGAGCTGAGCAGGTCGTCGGCCCGGGTCACCTGGTCCACCCCGGCGGCGGCATCGTCGACGACGACCGCGAGGTTGTAGGCCACCACCCCGTCGCCCCGGCGCAGCACCAGATCGTCGACCGCGCCCGTGACCGTGCCCGCCCACAGGTCCTCGACGGCCCACTCGGAGACGTCGGCGCGCAGGCGCAGGGCCGGTTCCCGCTGCAGCTCGCGCATCCGCGCCCGGCCGGCGGCGCGCTGGGAGGAGGTGAGATCCCGGCAGGTGCCGGGGTAGGCGCCCGGCGGGGCGTGCGGGGCGCTCGGCGCCTCCTGGATCTCGCGGCGGGTGCAGTAGCACTCGAACACCAGGCCGCGCCCGACCAGCCGTTCGATCGCCGCGTCATGGGCCGCGCCGCGATCGGACTGCCGCACCACCTCGCCGTCCCAGTCCAGGCCGAGGGCGGCGAGATCCGCCTGCTGCCGTTCCTCCGAGCCCTCCCGCACCCGATCGAGGTCCTCGATGCGCAGGTGGAAGGTGCGTCCGGTGCGGCGGGCCAGCGCCCAGGCGAGGATCGCGGTGCGCAGATTCCCCAGGTGCAGGTCACCACTGGGAGAAGGTGCGTAGCGTCCGGCACCGACACTCGGGGAAGGGGGTGGCGGGGACGGGGTGTCCATGGTGCAGGAGTCTAGATGGTGCTCCGCCGTGACAGCGGGGCGTCGGGCGGGCGGATGAGCAGGATGTCGTCCGACCGGTCGCCGGGGACCGGCCGGCCTGACGGGGCGGGGGAGAAGCCCAGCCGGGCGGCGAGGGCGCGGGAGGGACGGTTCGCGGCGGCCGTCACGGCGAGCACCTCGTGATGGCGGGCTCCGAGCGCGGGGTGGGCGAGCACGGCGCTCATCGCCTCGGTGGCGAGGCCGTGACCGGTCGCCGCGGGATCCAGGCGCCAGTACGCGCTGAGGGCCCGCTCGTCCTCGAGCGGGGTGATCCCGACGACGCCCAGCAGGGGCCCGTCGCGCCGCGCTCCTGCTCGCGAGGCGCCGTCGTCCGTGCTGCCGTGGGCCGACCCGTCCTCCGCCCGGGGGCGCACCGTGAGATACCCGGTCCCGTGACGCTCCCAGCTCTCGAGCCACCGCCCGAGCACCCAGCGCATCTGCGCGACCTCGGTCAGCGGCTCGGTGAGGTCCTCGGCGAAGGCGCAGGGATCCGCATGCAGCGCGAACAGCTCCTCGAGGTCGTTCGAGCAGACCGGGGCCAGATGGAGCCGAGGCGTGCGCACCGGGGAGACGGCGGACGGACGAACGGCGCGGCGATCACCGTCGAAGGACGGGATCGCCGCGCCGTGCACGGGATGCTGCGTGCTCAGAGCGCCGTGACGGAGCTCAGGCGTCGCCGCGGTGGGTGCCGCGCTTCTCGTCGTCGCTCTCGATGCTCTCGTCCGCATCGGAGTCGACCTTGACCTCCTTGGGCTCCGTGTCCGAGGCGCGGTCCTCGCCCTTCAGCGACTGGGCCACGTCTCCGGCATCGGCCGAGCCGACGGTGTCGGAGACGGTGGAGGAGTCCGCGTCGGAGGAGGCGGAGGCCGGGTAGTGCGCACGGGCGAAGTCCGCGGGCGGTGCCCACGGATCCTCGACCGGGCGGGTCTTCTGCCAGGCGATGTAGCCCGCGGCAGCACCGGCGGCGGCCAGACCGAGGACGAGCAGCACCTTCCCGGCGCGACCCTTCTTCTTGGCCGGCTCCGGCTGCAGGGCGGCGGCCTTGATGTCGCCCTGGCCCTTGTCGAGCTCCTGGCGGGCCGCGTCGACGGCGGCCTTCAGGACGGAACCGGTGGTCTCCGCCGTCTTGCGGGCGCGCGGGATGTAATCGTCCTGCACGTCCTGCTTGAACTTGTCGGCACGCGGGCCGAAGGACGAGGACAGCTCGGAGAGCTTCTCGCTCTGCTGACGGAAGCGCTCCTCGACGCCCGGGCCGTACTGGTCGACCAGATCGTTCGCGCGCGAACGGGCCTCGCGAGCACCCTCGGAGACGACCGGACCGACGGTCGCGGCGAGCTTCTGCAGCTCCTCCACGGCCTTCTCGGCACGCTGCGCGGTCGAACCGGCAGCCTCGGCGGTCTTCTCGGCCTGCTTCTTGGCCTTCTTGGTCTCACGCTTGGAGGTCAGCGCCATGAGGTTCCCCTTTCGGTCGAATCCGCCGGGTCGGGCCGACGGTGGTCCCTGGGCCGGGGCATCCCGGAGGATGACGCGACCCGTGTGGGACAACTCTAACGCGACAGAGTACGGGTCCTCCTCGGGCAATGGTCAGGTTCGCTCCCTGCCGAACGGTCGGCTCCGGCCGACGGGCCTGCCGCGGGCCGGTCGTCCTCCGGGGCGCGGCGGGCCCCCGGGGAGATGCCGTCCTCGGGGTGGAACCTGGGAGCAACCGCGTCACCGGCGCGGATGCCGTGCGCGCGGGCGTCTGTGCGAAGATTGCGCCATGTTCGCAACTCTGCACACCAACCACGGGGACATCCGTCTCGAGCTGTTCCCCGACCATGCCCCCAAGACCGTCGACAACTTCGTGGGCCTCGCCGAGGGCACCCGCGAGTTCACCGACGTCGAGAGCGGCGAGAAGGTCACCCGCCCGTTCTACGACGGCGTGGTCTTCCACCGCGTGATCGCCGGCTTCATGCTCCAGACCGGTGATCCGCTGGGCACCGGCACCGGCGGCCCCGGCTACTCCTTCGACGACGAGATCTCCGAGAAGAACTTCAACGAGCCCTATGTGCTGGCCATGGCCAATGCCGGCAAGCGCATGAACGCGATCACCGGCCAGCCCTCGGGCACCAACGGGTCGCAGTTCTTCATCACGGTCGGCCCCACCCCGCACCTGCAGGGCAAGCACACTGTCTTCGGCCGGGTCGTCGACGAGGACTCCAAGAAGGTCGTCGACGAGATCGGCGCCGCCAAGACCGACATGCGCGACCGTCCCCTCGAGGACATCGTCATCGAGAAGGTCTCCATCGAGAAGTGATCCCGCTCCGGCCCCGCTCGCGCTGAGCGAGCCGGCCGGCGTCGGATGCAGAACCGCCCGCCCTTCGATCGAAGGGCGGGCGGTTCTGCATCCGGCGGTCTCCGGCGGTCAGCCGTGCTGTGCGGCGGCCGGACGCGAGGGCCACCACATGCGGTCCCCGATCAGGGCGAACAGCGCCGGCACCAGCACGGTGCGCACCACCAGCGTGTCCAGCAGCACGCCGAGGCCCACGATCAGCCCCAGCTGGCCCAGCACCACGAGGGGCAGCACCCCGAGAGCGGCGAACACGGCGGCCAGCACCACGCCGGCACTGGTGATCACCACACCGGTGGACCCGACGGCCCGCACCATGCCCTGCGTCGTCCCGTGGGTCGCGGCCTCATGACGAGCGCGGTGGACCAGGAAGATCGTGTAGTCCACACCGAGGGCCACCAGGAACAGGAAGGCCAGCAGCGGCACCGTCACGTCCAGCGCGGGGATGTCGAACAGGAGCCGACCGGCCCACAGGCCCAGGCCGATCGCGGCGACGGAGCTGGCGACGTTCACCGTCAGCAGCACCAGGGGCGCGACCACGGCCCGCAGCAGGCCGATCAGCACGAGCAGCACCACCGCGAGGATCATCGGCGCCACCACCAGCAGGTCGCGGAGGGAGTCGGCGCGGACGTCCATGGCGCTCGCCGTGGTCCCGCCCACCAGGGCGTCGGCCCCGTCGAGCGCGTGCAGGGAATCGCGCAGCCCCTCGGCCTCGTCGATCGCGGCGGGGGACTCCGGTTCGGCGGTGCCGATGGCGGAGAGCACGGCCCAGCCGTCCGGCGTGGTGCCGGTGACGGAGGCCCGGTCGATGCCGGGCACCGACTCCGCGGTCTCCACCGCGGCCTCGGCGGCGTCCTCGTGCACGACGATCTGGTGCGGGGCGCTCTCCCCGGCGCCGTAGTGCTCGGCCATCGCGACGAAGCCGGTGGAGGATTCGTTGGCGGAGGCGAACTGCTCGTCCTGCGAGAGGCCCACGCGGGTGCCGATCAGGCCCGTGGCCAGCACTCCCAGCAGGACGACGGAGGTGATGGCGGCGACGGCGGGGCGACGGGTGACGGTGCGGGCGACGGCCGCGAACGGCCCGTGCTCGGCGTCGTCCCGACGGGTGGCGGCGTCCTCCGGCTTCGGGACGAAGGGCCAGAAGACCTTGCGTCCCACGACGGCGAGCAGCGCGGTGAGCGGGAAGAGCACGGCGACGAGGGCGACGAGCAGGCCGGCCGCGGCGGCGATCCCGAGTCCGCGGGTGGCGGGCATGACCGCGAACAGCAGGGTCATCAGTGCCAGCACCACGGTCACGTTGGAGGCGATGATCGCGGGCGCGGTGCGCTTCCAGGCGGTGGCCAGGGCGGCGCGATGGTCGTCGGTGGCGTGCAGCTCCTCGCGATACCGGGAGATCAGCAGCAGGGCGTAGTTGGTGCCCGCGCCGAACACCAGCACGCTGATCACACCGGAGTCGAAGGCCAGGGCGAACTGCTCGCCGAGCATCGAGGTCAGGGCGCCGGCGGCGCCGTCGGCGAGCGCGACGATCGACAGCGGCATCAGCCACAGGATGGGGGAGCGGTAGGTCAGCAGGAGCAGCACGGCGACCACGGCGATGGTCACGGCCAGCAGCGTGAAGTTCGCGCCGGCGAAGGCACCGCGGATGTCGGAGCCGACCGCGGGACCGCCCGTGACCGACACGGTCAGCTGCTCCGGGGCGGACTCGTCGGCCGCGGTGCGCAGATCGTCGATCATCGCGTCGATCGTGTCGTCGTCGGCCTCGGAGTCGACGGTGGTCATCACCAGGTCGGCCTCGCCGTCCTCGGCGGGCATGGGGCCGACGGCGTCCCGGCCGGAGACCTCGGCGAGGTCCGCGCGCAGCGACTCGATCGCGGCGGTGTCGTCGGCCGTCAGCTCGCCGCCGTCGTCGCGGGTGACCACGGCGAACACCGGCTGGTAGCGGTTGCCCTCCATGGTGTCCGCGATCGCGGCGGCACGGGAGGACTCCGAGCTGTCGGGCAGCGCATCCATGCCGGCGGCCGGGCCGGCGCCGCGCAGGCCGCCGGCCATGGCGACCAGCAGCGCGACGAATACGGCGAGCATCACCCAGGCCGAGCGGCGTCCGGTCAGGGCGCCGGAGATCCGGGTGCCGAGATGGCCGAGGGGACCGGTGCGGTCTCCGGAGCCGGATGCAGCAGGGGCGACGTCCTCGCGGCGACCGTCGGCCGACGGGTCGGTGGGAGCGGGATCGCCGGCCCGGTGACGACCGGTGGTGTGTGTGGGTGCAGGCACGGTGAGTCCTTCATGAGATAACCGCTGGTGGCGGCGGGGGATGCGGTCCCCGGGTCGGGGTGGTTCCCACGCTATGGACGCGGGGTCGTCCCCGGATCAACCGATCGATGTATTCGCCGGTGGGGCGTGGGTGGTGCTCGCTACGCTCGGTCCATGACGCAGCGACATCTCGCCGGTGCCCGGATCCTCGCCCAGGGCCTCGTCGGGCCGCCCCGCTTCGCGGGCCCGACGGAGGCCGCCCGAGCCTTCGGCGCGCACCAGGGCCAGGACCTGGCCGGAGTGATGGCCTCCCTGGCGCTGCGCACCGGCGGAGACATCGAGGATGTGCTCGCGGCTTTCGACCGCGGGGAGATCGTGCGGGGCTACCCCATGCGCGGCACCGTCTTCGCCGTCGCCGCCGACACCCTCGCCTGGCTCACCGAGCTGTGTGCCGCCGGTCCGCTGCGGGCGGCGATCTCCCGCCGCGGGCAGCTCGACCTCGCCGAGCACCATGTGGGCCGAGCGCAGGAGGTGCTCGAGGAGATCGCTGCGGAGCATTCGGGACCGGGCGTCGGCCGCGGGGTGCTGCGCAAGGACCTGCTCGCCGCGTGGGAGGCGGCGGGGGTCGACACCCGGCAGGGCCGCGGCTATCACCTGCTCAGCGAGCTGATCTCCTTCGGCGTCGCCGCCTACGGGCCGTGGCGGGAGGGGGAGACCGCGGTCGTGCTGGCGCGCAGCTGGCTGCCGGCGGGCAGCGACCTCGAAGGGGCCTTCGGCGGGGACGGGACCGCGGCGGCCGCCGAACTCGGCCGACGGTACTTCCTCAGCCACGGACCGGCGGGGGAGCGGGACCTCGCCTGGTGGTCCAAGCTGCCGCTGGGGCGGATCCGCGCCGCGCTGCCGCAGATCGCCGACCAGTTCGAGACCGGGTACGCCGACCGCGACGGCCGGCTCCACACCACGGCCGCCGCCGCCCGCGGCGGCGACGGCGAGCAGCTGTGGTGGCGACCAGGGCTCCTCGAGGAGTACGCCACCGCCGAGAAGGAGACCATGACCGAGCTGCTGCTGCCCGGGTTCGACGAGCTCGTGCTCGGCTACCGCGACCGGTTCTACCTGATGGACGACGCACGCCACCGCGCGCTCGTTCCCGGCAACAACGGGGTCTTCAAGCGCTCTGCGATCCGTCGCGGTGAGATGGTCGGCGTCTGGACCCGCGTGGGAGCGGCGGGGCGACGCCGGCTCGACCTGACCGCGGAACGGCCGATCAGCGATCCGCAGCGTCGACGGTTCGAGAAGCTCTTCGCCGCGTTCCCGTACACCGTGCCCTGAGCGCAGGGACGCGATCGATGCCGCCGGCCGCAGGGTCCTGGGCCCGTCCGGGACCCGGCGCTCGTCGCGGGACTCGGCGCCGGCTTCGCGGTCCGCCGACCACCCGGGACTCGGCGCCGGCCCAGGTCCCCGTGGTGGAATGGCACCCATGGAACGCCCCAGCTACGGCTACAGCGCCGAGGACCATCCGGAGCAGCAGGCATCCCCCGTCTGCCCCCGGCACCCCGACCGGGTGAGCTACGTGCGCTGCAAGCGCTGCGACCGTCCGGCCTGCCCGGACTGCCAGCGGCCCACCTCCGTGGGTGTGCTGTGCGTGGACTGCGAACGGGAGATCAGCAAGCAGCAGGCCGCCTCGCGCCCGCGCAACGCGATGGGCGGCGGCATGGGCCGCGGAAAGCCCGTGGTCACCTACACGGTGATGGGCCTGTGCGTGCTCGCCTACCTCGGCCAGATGGCCGTGCCCGCGATCGTCTACGGGCTGGGCCTGTTCGTGCCGGGCTATGCACTGGTCATGCCCTGGACCTTCCTGACCGCGGGCTTCCTGCACGGCGGGATCATGCACCTGCTGCTGAACATGTACGCGCTGTACATCGTGGGCCAGTACCTCGAACCGACGATGGGCCATGCGCGGTTCGCCGGCGTCTACTTCGCCTCGCTGCTGGGCGGGCACACCGCCGTCTACCTGATCGCCGATCCCATGAGCCAGGCCTGGTACTCCGGCACTCTCGGCGCCAGCGGTGGCGTGTTCGGCCTGTTCGCGGCGATGTTCGTCGTCAACAGACGCCTGGGCGGGCAGACGGCGCAGATCCTCGTGCTGATCGGCCTGAACCTCGTCATCACCTTCACCGTCCCCAACATCTCCTGGCAGGGGCACTTGGGCGGGCTCGTGGTCGGCGGCGCGCTGACGGCAGCCCTGTTCGCCCTGCGTCCCCAGGCCGGCCCCGGAGCCGATCGGCAGGCCCTGGCCAAGCGCTCGGCCCTGCTGCACGCTGCAGTCATCGTGGCGATGGTGCTGCTGTGCGTGGTCCTGATCATCATCAAGACCCTGACGATTCCGTCCTGAGACGCCGCGGCCGCGGCGTGTGACGTCGGGCCTGCGCCCCGCGTCGTCGGGCCCGAGCCTGCGACGTGGCCGCTCCGGTCCCGTCTGCGCTCCCGCGGACCGTCGCCGGGTGAATGACACCGGTGTGACTATCCCCAGTTGTGGACGGAATTGGGGACGAACGTGGAACGGCGGGGGACTTTCCGGGACGCATTGTGGATAACCGAGGATGCGTTGTGGACAGAAGGTGGGCGCGGTGCACGGACGGTCCGACGTACCACACGTCCGGCCTCCCGTCGCCCTCCGGCTGCTGGCCAGCGGATCTGTTCAGTGCGACCCGGCGCGCGGCTACGGGCTGACCCGGGAGCAGGCGGAACGAAACTTTCGTGACCTGGGGTGATGGTGAAAATCTCCGGGATCCGGTGTCGTCGTCGATGACGGTGACCCCGCGGTCATCGATCGCTCGGTGCCGTGGATGTCCGACACGCCGTCGACATCGCTGGTACCTGCGGAACTACAAGCCTGTCATTCGTCCACGTCTGTGGATAACGTTGTGGATAACGTCTGCATCCAGGCGTGGCGACGGTGCTGACGCAGGAGATCCGGGGTATCTCCGGGACTGATGTGCACGGCGCTCGTGCACCCCGTGGACGAATGCGCCGGAGTCTGCTACGCCCCGATGTGGCGGATGTGGCGGATGTGGCGGATGTGGCGGATGTGGCGGGTGGGCGTCGGTGTTGTCGACGCGCTCGCCATGGCGGGCGACGCGTCCGTCGGCATCACTGTTCCGCGCCGCCGGGCCGCTGAAGATCCGTCGGGGTGTCCAGCGCGACCAGCACCATGCGCGTCAGCGCCCGGGAGGCGGTGACGGCATCGACCACCGCGGCCTCGGGCACATGGACGAACCCGCCCCGGATGCCGACCAGGCTCGCATCGGTCGCGAGCAGGTGCTGGAGACGGTAGAAGACGTCGTTGCAGACGTAGGTGCCCGCCGTCTGCGAGACCGAGCCCGGGATGCCGTCGTCGGCCAGTGCGGCGACCATCGCCTTGATCGGCAACGAGGTGAAGTGTCCGACCGGGCCGCCCGCGATCACGGGGTCGTCGACCGGAGCGGTGCCGGCGTTGTCGGGGATCCGTGCATCGCGCACATTGATCGCCACCCGCTCGGGAGTGATGCCGTGGCGCCCGGCGGCGAGCCCGACAGCGACGACGAGGCGTGGGCGATGCTCCCGCACCGCTGTCGCGAGCAGGTCCCCGGCGGAGCCGAACTCGACCGGCAGCTCCTCCGCGGCCACCTCGAGCCCCTGCTCGCGCAACCGCGGCACCGCACCCCGCACGGCCTCCCAGGACTCGTTGGCCGCCGCCCCCGCGAAGGGCTCGAAGCCGGTCAGCAGCACATCGATCGCCATGGGCTCAACTGTAGAGGCGGCACCATGATCCCGTGACGCACCCGACATGAGTCGGGGACGCTCAACTATGGAATAAGACCTCGGCTCAAGGTGTTGGAGGGAGTGTCGGCGCCTCGACGGCGCCTTTCCCGAGCACACCAGGAGGACAACCATGGCTCGCACCCTCAGCCCCTTCCACGAGGTCGACCGACTCTTCTCGGACCTCACCCGCACCCCGGCCTCGGTCGGCATGCCGATGGACCTCTACCGTGACGGCGATGCCTTCACGGCGGAGATCGACCTGCCGGGCGTCGACCCGTCGAGCATCGACGTCGACGTCGAGGACCGCACCTTGACCATCCGCGCCGAGCGCGCGGCCACCGCCGCCGACGGGGAGCGCGCCTGGCTCACCCGGGAGCGCCCGTCGGGCACCTTCGCCCGTCAGCTCACCCTCGGCAGCCGCGTCGCGCTCGACAAGATCGACGCGAGCTACACCGGCGGCGTGCTGCGACTGAGCATCCCGATGGCCGAGGAGGCCAAGCCCCGCAAGATCGCCGTCTCCCACGCCGAGCACACGGCGTCGGACGGCGAGCAGCAGGAAGCACCAGAGGCGTCCGCGACATCCGAGGATGCCGGATCGCGCGTCCCGGTCGCTGCCGGGGCCTGACCGCCGCGCTCCGCACCAGCGGAGCGCCGCACCGACCGGAGGGGTCGGCCGCCACGGCGGCCGGCCCCTCCGCTCGTGCGGGTGGGCCGAGGAAAACCGCGTGCTCGCAGCGAGCCTGCTCCCTACCCTGGGGTGATGACCGCCTTCTGCCCGCTCACCGCGCTCCACCCGCCCTTCGGCCTCGTCATCACGGCCGGGGAGCTCACCCTGCGTCCGCTCGCCGATCCGGACCTGCCGGAGTACGCCGCGCTGATCCGTCGGCCGATCTTCGCCGATCCCGACTCCCCGCACGTGTTCGCCTGGTACCGCAACGACCCTGCCACCCGGGTCCGGGAGGCGCTGCGCTTCCAGTGGCGACTGCGCGCCGAGCTGACCACCGAGCAGTGGACGATGCCGCTCGGGATCTGGTCCGACGGGCGCCTCATCGGCTGCCAGGACATCGCCGCGCACCGTTTCGCCGAGCGTCGCACTGTCACCTCCGGCTCCTGGCTCACGCGGGACGTGCACGGGGCGGGCTACGGCACGCTCATGCGCCAGGCGATGCTGACCTTCGCGTTCGACCACCTCGGAGCGCAGCGCGCCGAGTCGGCCGCGGTGATGGGCAACGACGCCTCGTTCGCCGTCTCGCGCCGCTGCGGCTACGCGGACAACGGCACCCAGATGTCCACCGAGCCCGGCCCGGCCGTGCTCCAGCAGCGTTTCCTGCTCACCCCCGAGCGGTTCCGGCGACCGGAGGTGCCGGTGGAGGTCGAGGGCCTCACCGCGGAG encodes the following:
- the gluQRS gene encoding tRNA glutamyl-Q(34) synthetase GluQRS, whose protein sequence is MDTPSPPPPSPSVGAGRYAPSPSGDLHLGNLRTAILAWALARRTGRTFHLRIEDLDRVREGSEERQQADLAALGLDWDGEVVRQSDRGAAHDAAIERLVGRGLVFECYCTRREIQEAPSAPHAPPGAYPGTCRDLTSSQRAAGRARMRELQREPALRLRADVSEWAVEDLWAGTVTGAVDDLVLRRGDGVVAYNLAVVVDDAAAGVDQVTRADDLLSSAPRQAHLAHLLGLPEPGYAHVPLAVNTAGARLAKRDGAVTLRDRLERGEPVAAVVARIGDSLGLPGCRTAADVLERWEPSTLSPQAWVVQPWIVQPSG
- a CDS encoding GNAT family N-acetyltransferase; the encoded protein is MHGAAIPSFDGDRRAVRPSAVSPVRTPRLHLAPVCSNDLEELFALHADPCAFAEDLTEPLTEVAQMRWVLGRWLESWERHGTGYLTVRPRAEDGSAHGSTDDGASRAGARRDGPLLGVVGITPLEDERALSAYWRLDPAATGHGLATEAMSAVLAHPALGARHHEVLAVTAAANRPSRALAARLGFSPAPSGRPVPGDRSDDILLIRPPDAPLSRRSTI
- a CDS encoding peptidylprolyl isomerase, which produces MFATLHTNHGDIRLELFPDHAPKTVDNFVGLAEGTREFTDVESGEKVTRPFYDGVVFHRVIAGFMLQTGDPLGTGTGGPGYSFDDEISEKNFNEPYVLAMANAGKRMNAITGQPSGTNGSQFFITVGPTPHLQGKHTVFGRVVDEDSKKVVDEIGAAKTDMRDRPLEDIVIEKVSIEK
- a CDS encoding MMPL family transporter, with protein sequence MPAPTHTTGRHRAGDPAPTDPSADGRREDVAPAASGSGDRTGPLGHLGTRISGALTGRRSAWVMLAVFVALLVAMAGGLRGAGPAAGMDALPDSSESSRAAAIADTMEGNRYQPVFAVVTRDDGGELTADDTAAIESLRADLAEVSGRDAVGPMPAEDGEADLVMTTVDSEADDDTIDAMIDDLRTAADESAPEQLTVSVTGGPAVGSDIRGAFAGANFTLLAVTIAVVAVLLLLTYRSPILWLMPLSIVALADGAAGALTSMLGEQFALAFDSGVISVLVFGAGTNYALLLISRYREELHATDDHRAALATAWKRTAPAIIASNVTVVLALMTLLFAVMPATRGLGIAAAAGLLVALVAVLFPLTALLAVVGRKVFWPFVPKPEDAATRRDDAEHGPFAAVARTVTRRPAVAAITSVVLLGVLATGLIGTRVGLSQDEQFASANESSTGFVAMAEHYGAGESAPHQIVVHEDAAEAAVETAESVPGIDRASVTGTTPDGWAVLSAIGTAEPESPAAIDEAEGLRDSLHALDGADALVGGTTASAMDVRADSLRDLLVVAPMILAVVLLVLIGLLRAVVAPLVLLTVNVASSVAAIGLGLWAGRLLFDIPALDVTVPLLAFLFLVALGVDYTIFLVHRARHEAATHGTTQGMVRAVGSTGVVITSAGVVLAAVFAALGVLPLVVLGQLGLIVGLGVLLDTLVVRTVLVPALFALIGDRMWWPSRPAAAQHG
- a CDS encoding winged helix DNA-binding domain-containing protein, producing the protein MTQRHLAGARILAQGLVGPPRFAGPTEAARAFGAHQGQDLAGVMASLALRTGGDIEDVLAAFDRGEIVRGYPMRGTVFAVAADTLAWLTELCAAGPLRAAISRRGQLDLAEHHVGRAQEVLEEIAAEHSGPGVGRGVLRKDLLAAWEAAGVDTRQGRGYHLLSELISFGVAAYGPWREGETAVVLARSWLPAGSDLEGAFGGDGTAAAAELGRRYFLSHGPAGERDLAWWSKLPLGRIRAALPQIADQFETGYADRDGRLHTTAAAARGGDGEQLWWRPGLLEEYATAEKETMTELLLPGFDELVLGYRDRFYLMDDARHRALVPGNNGVFKRSAIRRGEMVGVWTRVGAAGRRRLDLTAERPISDPQRRRFEKLFAAFPYTVP
- a CDS encoding rhomboid family intramembrane serine protease, which encodes MERPSYGYSAEDHPEQQASPVCPRHPDRVSYVRCKRCDRPACPDCQRPTSVGVLCVDCEREISKQQAASRPRNAMGGGMGRGKPVVTYTVMGLCVLAYLGQMAVPAIVYGLGLFVPGYALVMPWTFLTAGFLHGGIMHLLLNMYALYIVGQYLEPTMGHARFAGVYFASLLGGHTAVYLIADPMSQAWYSGTLGASGGVFGLFAAMFVVNRRLGGQTAQILVLIGLNLVITFTVPNISWQGHLGGLVVGGALTAALFALRPQAGPGADRQALAKRSALLHAAVIVAMVLLCVVLIIIKTLTIPS
- a CDS encoding pyroglutamyl-peptidase I; amino-acid sequence: MAIDVLLTGFEPFAGAAANESWEAVRGAVPRLREQGLEVAAEELPVEFGSAGDLLATAVREHRPRLVVAVGLAAGRHGITPERVAINVRDARIPDNAGTAPVDDPVIAGGPVGHFTSLPIKAMVAALADDGIPGSVSQTAGTYVCNDVFYRLQHLLATDASLVGIRGGFVHVPEAAVVDAVTASRALTRMVLVALDTPTDLQRPGGAEQ
- a CDS encoding Hsp20/alpha crystallin family protein, which produces MARTLSPFHEVDRLFSDLTRTPASVGMPMDLYRDGDAFTAEIDLPGVDPSSIDVDVEDRTLTIRAERAATAADGERAWLTRERPSGTFARQLTLGSRVALDKIDASYTGGVLRLSIPMAEEAKPRKIAVSHAEHTASDGEQQEAPEASATSEDAGSRVPVAAGA
- a CDS encoding GNAT family N-acetyltransferase; this translates as MTAFCPLTALHPPFGLVITAGELTLRPLADPDLPEYAALIRRPIFADPDSPHVFAWYRNDPATRVREALRFQWRLRAELTTEQWTMPLGIWSDGRLIGCQDIAAHRFAERRTVTSGSWLTRDVHGAGYGTLMRQAMLTFAFDHLGAQRAESAAVMGNDASFAVSRRCGYADNGTQMSTEPGPAVLQQRFLLTPERFRRPEVPVEVEGLTAELRELLGA